The Pseudodesulfovibrio sp. zrk46 genome contains a region encoding:
- a CDS encoding aminodeoxychorismate/anthranilate synthase component II codes for MHILLIDNNDSFTRNLEHLLVSAIKGAEVVVEPYTRLPQLDLTAADLIVVSPGPGTPAEYPGYERVFESGKPVLGICLGMQIMNEHHGGETGRLPGCVHGKTDEIDWLGEQQTVARYHSLCVTKVGDGLEVMARNDQDVVMCLGSRDHRAIGYQFHPESFLTSNGGRFIRDAIAYLDLQ; via the coding sequence ATGCACATCCTTCTCATCGACAACAACGACAGCTTCACCCGTAATCTGGAGCACCTGCTGGTTTCGGCCATCAAGGGTGCCGAGGTGGTGGTTGAGCCGTACACACGTCTGCCGCAGCTTGATCTGACGGCAGCGGATCTGATCGTTGTGTCGCCGGGACCGGGAACGCCTGCGGAATATCCGGGCTATGAGCGCGTGTTCGAAAGCGGCAAGCCGGTGCTGGGCATCTGTCTGGGCATGCAGATCATGAATGAACATCACGGCGGAGAGACAGGTCGACTGCCGGGATGCGTGCATGGCAAGACCGATGAGATCGACTGGCTGGGCGAACAGCAGACCGTGGCCCGGTATCACTCGCTGTGCGTCACCAAGGTCGGTGACGGGCTGGAAGTGATGGCCCGAAACGATCAGGATGTGGTCATGTGTCTGGGCTCAAGGGACCATCGCGCCATAGGCTACCAGTTCCACCCGGAATCCTTTTTAACGTCGAACGGCGGGAGGTTCATTCGTGACGCAATTGCGTATCTCGATCTCCAGTAG
- the purE gene encoding 5-(carboxyamino)imidazole ribonucleotide mutase produces MPRVVIFMGSVSDEEKMRPCSDLFNDLGIDHVFTISSAHRTPERTARLVKEYEADGCQVFICAAGLAAHLAGAVAAKTIKPVLGVPLTASAFGGMDAMMATVQMPPGFPVGTVALDKVGAKNAAWLAAQILALHDEELAQKIRDARQGFVDSVEKAAASL; encoded by the coding sequence ATGCCTCGCGTTGTTATTTTCATGGGTTCCGTTTCTGACGAAGAGAAGATGCGTCCCTGTTCCGATCTGTTCAATGATCTGGGCATCGACCATGTATTCACCATTTCTTCTGCTCACCGCACCCCGGAGCGTACTGCCCGTCTGGTGAAAGAGTATGAGGCAGATGGTTGTCAGGTATTCATCTGCGCCGCAGGTCTGGCCGCACACCTCGCTGGTGCCGTTGCTGCCAAGACCATCAAACCGGTGCTGGGTGTTCCCCTGACCGCTTCCGCTTTCGGCGGCATGGATGCCATGATGGCCACCGTGCAGATGCCTCCGGGCTTCCCGGTCGGCACCGTCGCCCTGGATAAGGTCGGCGCCAAAAACGCTGCCTGGCTGGCCGCACAGATCCTCGCTCTGCATGACGAGGAGCTGGCTCAGAAGATCCGCGATGCCCGTCAGGGTTTCGTTGATTCGGTCGAGAAAGCAGCCGCAAGCCTGTAG
- the purD gene encoding phosphoribosylamine--glycine ligase yields MKILVVGSGGREHALCWKLSQNPKVEQIFCAPGNGGTAQVGENIAVKDDDIPALVKLAKELEVALVVAGPEVPLVLGLQNALQQEGIPCFGPNAYAANLEGSKAFSKNVMHDAGVPTAPFRVFDEFEDAVAFVKEKGTPIVVKADGLAAGKGVVVAMSEEEAIESLEDMMVKKVFGTAGERVVVEEALKGEEASFLAFCDGINYALLPSCQDHKAVGEGDTGPNTGGMGAYSPAPILPKEKYAETAELCIKPILKHLAAKGEPFKGVLYAGLMYTENGPSVLEYNVRFGDPECQPLLMRLETDLLEIMFACIDGKLNDIEVKCTEQTACGVVIAAEGYPASYPKGMEITGLEDADAMEGVKVFQAGTKPEGDKIVTSGGRVLCVTALGDGLAAAQKKAYEAVAKVHFDKSYFRKDIADKGLKRL; encoded by the coding sequence ATGAAGATATTGGTAGTCGGTAGCGGCGGTCGTGAACATGCACTGTGCTGGAAGCTGTCGCAAAACCCCAAGGTGGAGCAGATTTTCTGCGCACCGGGTAACGGCGGTACTGCCCAGGTAGGCGAAAACATTGCCGTTAAGGACGACGATATTCCGGCTTTGGTGAAGCTGGCCAAGGAGCTGGAAGTGGCTCTGGTTGTGGCTGGCCCGGAAGTGCCGCTGGTGCTGGGTCTGCAAAATGCCCTGCAGCAGGAAGGCATTCCCTGCTTCGGTCCCAACGCCTATGCCGCGAATCTGGAAGGTTCCAAAGCCTTCTCCAAGAACGTGATGCATGACGCAGGCGTTCCCACTGCCCCGTTCCGGGTATTTGATGAATTTGAAGACGCCGTGGCGTTCGTAAAAGAGAAAGGCACCCCCATCGTGGTCAAGGCTGACGGCCTGGCTGCCGGTAAGGGTGTTGTCGTTGCCATGAGCGAAGAAGAAGCCATCGAATCTCTCGAAGACATGATGGTCAAGAAAGTCTTCGGCACCGCCGGTGAACGAGTGGTGGTCGAGGAAGCCCTCAAGGGCGAAGAAGCCTCTTTCCTGGCATTCTGCGACGGCATAAACTACGCACTGCTGCCGTCCTGCCAGGACCACAAGGCCGTGGGCGAAGGCGACACCGGCCCGAACACTGGCGGCATGGGCGCATACTCCCCTGCCCCTATCCTTCCCAAAGAGAAATACGCAGAGACCGCAGAGCTGTGCATCAAGCCCATCCTGAAGCACCTCGCTGCCAAGGGCGAGCCCTTCAAGGGCGTGTTGTACGCCGGTCTGATGTACACCGAGAACGGCCCGTCCGTGCTCGAATACAATGTTCGTTTCGGTGATCCCGAATGCCAGCCCTTGCTGATGCGTTTGGAAACCGATCTGTTGGAGATCATGTTTGCCTGTATCGACGGCAAACTGAACGATATCGAAGTGAAATGCACCGAGCAGACCGCTTGTGGTGTTGTCATCGCTGCCGAAGGCTACCCGGCCTCCTACCCCAAGGGCATGGAGATCACCGGCCTTGAAGATGCCGATGCAATGGAAGGCGTGAAAGTCTTCCAGGCCGGCACCAAGCCTGAAGGCGACAAGATCGTTACCTCCGGCGGCCGCGTCCTCTGCGTCACCGCGCTGGGTGACGGTCTGGCTGCAGCCCAGAAGAAGGCCTACGAAGCCGTTGCCAAGGTTCACTTCGACAAGAGCTACTTCCGCAAGGATATTGCAGACAAGGGTCTGAAAAGGCTTTAA
- a CDS encoding 2-oxoacid:acceptor oxidoreductase family protein, with translation MRYVDSIIAGFGGQGVMLIGNLLAYAGMKDGLFVTYLPVYGPEMRGGTANCTVVLSEEEIGSPIIHRPKSLIAMNRPSLDKFQPRVEDGGIHIINSSLIDMELADQDRLKCYAVPCNDIADELGNTRMANMVAIGAFVQASGIIPLDAVINSLENVISPRYHKLIPANTEAIKAGANCVK, from the coding sequence ATGCGTTACGTAGATTCCATCATCGCCGGTTTCGGCGGTCAGGGCGTCATGCTCATCGGTAACCTGCTGGCATATGCAGGCATGAAAGACGGCCTGTTCGTCACCTACCTGCCGGTCTACGGCCCGGAGATGCGCGGCGGCACCGCCAACTGCACCGTGGTTCTGTCCGAAGAGGAAATCGGGTCCCCGATCATCCATCGCCCCAAATCCCTCATCGCCATGAACCGCCCGTCTCTGGACAAGTTCCAGCCCCGCGTGGAAGACGGCGGCATCCACATCATCAACTCCTCTCTCATCGACATGGAGTTGGCTGATCAGGACCGTCTCAAGTGTTACGCAGTACCCTGCAACGACATCGCCGACGAGCTCGGCAACACCCGCATGGCCAACATGGTCGCCATCGGTGCCTTCGTGCAGGCTTCCGGAATCATCCCCCTCGATGCAGTTATCAACTCCCTCGAGAACGTGATCTCCCCGCGCTATCACAAGCTCATCCCCGCCAACACCGAAGCCATCAAGGCTGGCGCCAACTGCGTCAAATAA
- a CDS encoding thiamine pyrophosphate-dependent enzyme, translated as MSEMNEKLVFDKPESVIDRATHYCPGCHHGIAHRLIGELMDEMDLPGKTLMTTSIGCSVFLYNYLNVDAVEAPHGRAPAVATGVKRARPDHFVFTYQGDGDLASIGMAEIMHAANRGEKISVVFINNTIYGMTGGQMAPTTMINQVTTTTPAGRCQTHEGAPIRMTEIIASLGGTAFAARGSLDSVKNIRAAKKHLKKAFELQLNGTGFGFVELLSGCPTNWKMTPLQANERIQNELIPYFPLGVYKDVSEEGGVC; from the coding sequence ATGTCTGAAATGAACGAAAAGCTCGTATTCGATAAGCCCGAATCCGTCATCGATCGCGCAACCCACTACTGCCCGGGTTGCCACCACGGCATCGCCCACCGTCTCATCGGTGAGCTCATGGACGAGATGGATCTGCCGGGCAAGACCCTGATGACCACCTCCATCGGTTGCTCGGTCTTCCTGTACAATTACCTGAACGTGGACGCAGTTGAAGCCCCCCACGGCCGCGCTCCGGCAGTGGCCACCGGCGTCAAACGCGCCCGTCCCGACCACTTCGTCTTCACCTACCAGGGTGACGGCGACCTCGCCTCCATCGGCATGGCCGAGATCATGCACGCTGCCAACCGCGGCGAAAAGATCTCCGTGGTCTTCATCAACAATACCATTTACGGCATGACCGGCGGCCAGATGGCTCCCACCACCATGATCAATCAGGTCACGACCACCACTCCGGCCGGTCGTTGCCAGACCCATGAAGGTGCACCCATCCGCATGACCGAAATCATCGCCTCCCTGGGCGGCACGGCATTCGCCGCACGCGGTTCCCTCGACTCCGTCAAGAACATCCGCGCTGCCAAGAAGCACCTGAAGAAAGCCTTCGAATTACAGCTCAACGGCACCGGCTTCGGTTTCGTCGAGCTGCTCTCCGGTTGCCCGACCAACTGGAAGATGACTCCCCTTCAGGCCAACGAGCGCATTCAGAATGAGCTCATCCCCTACTTCCCCCTCGGCGTGTACAAAGACGTCTCCGAGGAAGGAGGTGTCTGCTAA
- a CDS encoding 3-methyl-2-oxobutanoate dehydrogenase subunit VorB, with protein MTKKPERIFVKGNEAISRGALAAKCKCFFGYPITPQNDIPEFMSSEIIKAGGDFVQAESEVAAANMLLGAGAAGIRAMTSSSSPGMSLKQEAISYMAGSEVPAVIVNINRGGPGLGDIGPAQGDYYQSTRGGGHGDYRHFTLAPGNAQEAYDLTIRAFDIAFEHRTPVLILGDAIMGQMKEPIVPWEPESIDEENGREWCIDGHESKREKRLIKSLFLAEGALAGQNQHLQAKYDAWQDLAEAEEFECEDADLVICAYGSIGRIAKSAVRKFRKEGKKVGLFRPITLFPFPNKALKDLAKQGKRFLTIEHNLGQMVDDVRLAIRTVADSDFYPIYPGNLPTPDELEEPILKSLEGK; from the coding sequence ATGACAAAGAAGCCCGAACGTATCTTCGTCAAAGGTAACGAAGCCATCTCCCGCGGCGCGCTGGCCGCCAAGTGCAAGTGCTTCTTCGGCTACCCCATCACCCCCCAGAACGATATCCCGGAATTCATGTCTTCCGAGATCATCAAGGCCGGTGGTGACTTTGTGCAGGCCGAATCCGAAGTGGCAGCAGCCAACATGCTGCTGGGTGCCGGCGCCGCCGGTATCCGCGCCATGACCTCCTCCTCTTCCCCGGGCATGTCCCTGAAGCAGGAAGCCATCTCCTACATGGCTGGCTCGGAGGTCCCCGCTGTCATCGTGAACATCAACCGTGGTGGCCCAGGTCTGGGCGACATCGGTCCCGCACAGGGCGACTACTACCAGTCCACCCGCGGCGGCGGTCACGGTGACTACCGTCACTTCACTCTCGCTCCGGGCAATGCTCAGGAAGCATACGACCTGACCATCCGCGCCTTTGACATCGCCTTTGAGCACCGCACCCCGGTCCTCATCCTCGGCGACGCCATCATGGGCCAGATGAAAGAACCCATCGTGCCTTGGGAACCCGAGAGCATTGATGAGGAAAACGGTCGCGAATGGTGCATCGACGGTCATGAGTCCAAACGCGAGAAGCGTCTCATCAAGTCCCTGTTCCTGGCTGAAGGCGCACTGGCCGGCCAGAACCAGCACCTCCAGGCCAAGTACGACGCATGGCAGGATCTGGCAGAAGCAGAAGAGTTCGAATGCGAAGACGCCGATCTCGTCATCTGCGCATACGGTTCCATCGGCCGCATCGCCAAGTCCGCTGTCCGTAAGTTCCGCAAGGAAGGCAAGAAGGTCGGCCTGTTCCGTCCCATCACGCTCTTCCCGTTCCCGAACAAGGCCCTCAAGGACCTTGCCAAACAGGGCAAGCGTTTCCTGACCATCGAGCACAACCTGGGCCAGATGGTAGACGACGTCCGCCTCGCCATTCGCACGGTGGCTGACTCCGACTTCTACCCCATCTACCCCGGCAACCTGCCCACCCCGGACGAGCTCGAGGAGCCGATCCTCAAAAGCCTGGAGGGTAAATAA
- a CDS encoding 4Fe-4S dicluster domain-containing protein, with protein sequence MSRIEVQEDRCKGCLLCTTVCPVDIIVQSDRFNVSGYKVAEVPEADADKCIGCASCALICPDVAIKVYKTPKKKGGK encoded by the coding sequence ATGTCCCGAATCGAAGTCCAGGAAGACCGCTGCAAAGGCTGCCTGCTTTGCACCACCGTCTGTCCTGTCGACATCATCGTCCAGTCGGACCGCTTTAACGTCAGCGGCTACAAAGTCGCCGAGGTTCCCGAAGCGGACGCTGACAAATGTATTGGTTGCGCATCCTGTGCACTCATCTGCCCTGATGTCGCCATCAAAGTGTACAAAACCCCCAAAAAGAAAGGGGGCAAATAA
- the queA gene encoding tRNA preQ1(34) S-adenosylmethionine ribosyltransferase-isomerase QueA gives MEIPADYLLESYNYELPEERIAQEPADRRDGSRLLVLNREADTMETMDFTDLIDQLPDNALLVANNSRVIPARIFGMKPTGGKVEFLLLTPLPLIEPTENDGWQTATAEGLLRASKTPKPGTIISFSDDFRLVAKEAGHFGRWQVELQWKGDLTALFQSMGHLPLPPYIKRPDSESDKERYQTTYSDTSKTGSVAAPTAGLHFTPEFREKLAERGFEWAEVTLYVGYGTFSPVRSKDIRDHQMHSEYIEVPDETAAAIRKAKAEGRPVIAIGTTSARTMEGMYRELGMVSEFKGETDIFIYPGYTFNVIDGILTNFHLPESSLIIMISALAGRNTILSAYKKALVNEFRFFSYGDAMLII, from the coding sequence ATGGAAATACCTGCTGATTACCTGCTTGAAAGCTACAATTACGAGCTGCCTGAGGAACGCATCGCACAGGAGCCCGCCGACCGGCGAGACGGCTCCCGACTGCTGGTGCTCAATCGCGAGGCCGACACCATGGAGACCATGGATTTCACCGACCTCATCGACCAATTGCCGGATAACGCCCTGCTCGTCGCCAACAATTCCCGCGTGATTCCCGCGCGCATCTTCGGCATGAAACCGACGGGCGGCAAGGTGGAATTTCTACTACTAACGCCCCTGCCGCTGATAGAGCCCACCGAGAACGACGGCTGGCAAACCGCCACGGCAGAAGGATTGCTCCGCGCCTCCAAGACGCCTAAGCCCGGCACAATCATCTCCTTCTCCGATGACTTCCGCCTCGTTGCCAAGGAAGCAGGCCACTTCGGCCGCTGGCAGGTGGAGCTCCAATGGAAGGGCGATCTGACCGCTCTCTTCCAGTCCATGGGTCATCTCCCGCTGCCGCCCTACATCAAACGACCTGACTCCGAATCGGACAAGGAGCGCTACCAGACGACTTACTCCGACACATCCAAGACCGGCTCCGTGGCTGCCCCCACCGCTGGCCTTCACTTCACCCCGGAATTCCGTGAAAAGCTGGCCGAGCGCGGCTTCGAGTGGGCCGAAGTCACCCTTTATGTAGGATATGGAACCTTCTCCCCGGTTCGCAGCAAGGACATCCGCGACCACCAGATGCACTCCGAGTACATCGAGGTTCCCGACGAGACCGCTGCGGCCATTCGCAAGGCCAAGGCAGAAGGCCGACCGGTCATCGCCATCGGCACCACAAGTGCGCGGACCATGGAGGGGATGTACCGGGAGCTCGGCATGGTGTCGGAATTCAAGGGAGAAACCGATATTTTCATTTATCCGGGCTACACATTTAATGTCATCGACGGCATTCTTACAAACTTCCATTTGCCAGAATCGTCGCTCATCATTATGATCTCGGCTCTTGCTGGAAGAAATACCATCCTTTCGGCCTATAAAAAGGCCTTGGTAAACGAGTTTCGCTTCTTCTCGTATGGAGATGCGATGTTAATTATATAG